In a genomic window of Festucalex cinctus isolate MCC-2025b chromosome 11, RoL_Fcin_1.0, whole genome shotgun sequence:
- the LOC144030123 gene encoding uncharacterized protein LOC144030123, which yields MSAEEDFESFLRTRNIPNSVIDQLKEEKIDINVICVMTDDELGQYVTRYGDRLAIRAFCRRRTVTNERSGGIQTAKSALMQNIRERLGIERENAVDRGGARGAGNKSAAKVTRRVEMGWLHFQNGSFHQIRARGGGGTRHLAVDKSVTMAEMLETGKGLFFPNGHSSKGPIEDFHFGVRDYSHNLVSLDVTVGQLYEERKMGMLRVYMTSKAKTILLSDVSSDIETPDEQPQKRRSLRKRSQGHQHRRTRINQVDNPERSSDLDPAPSSSMQRGELMDRSRPASLEMSDTEEALHPPSSDELGQLTDSFLLHVICNFLRFERL from the exons atgtcagcagaagaggactttGAATCTTTCCTTAGAACAAGGAATATACCGAATAGTGTCATCGACCAACTAAAAGAAGAAAAG ATCGACATTAACGTCATATGTGTTATGACGGATGATGAGTTGGGACAGTATGTCACGAGATATGGAGACCGACTTGCTATCAGAGCATTTTGTCGTCGGAGAACCGTGACGAACGAACGTTCGGGAGGAATTCAGACTGCTAAATCTGCGCTCATGCAGAACATCAGAGAAAGGCTTGGTATTGAACGGGAAAATGCTGTCGACCGAGGAGGAGCACGCGGTGCTGGAAATAAAAGTGCAGCCAAAGTCACCCGGCGAGTTGAGATGGGATGGCTACACTTTCAGAACGGCTCTTTTCATCAAATAAGAGCAAGAGGTGGAGGTGGAACACGGCACTTGGCAGTTGACAAATCGGTGACCATGGCTGAGATGCTGGAGACAGGAAAAGGATTGTTTTTTCCAAATGGACATTCGTCAAAAGGACCGATTGAAGACTTTCACTTCGGTGTTCGTGATTATAGCCACAATTTAGTGTCCCTTGACGTTACAGTGGGCCAGCTGTATGAGGAACGTAAAATGGGAATGCTGCGCGTTTACATGACCTCCAAGGCAAAAACAATACTCCTCTCGGATGTATCATCTGACATCGAGACCCCAGACGAGCAGCCACAGAAG AGACGATCCTTGAGGAAGCGGAGTCAGGGACATCAGCACAGGAGGACAAGAATTAATCAAGTGGATAACCCAGAGAGGTCCTCTGATTTGGATCCAGCACCAAGTAGCTCAATGCAG AGAGGAGAACTAATGGACCGATCAAGACCAGCATCTCTTGAGATGAGTGACACAGAAGAAGCCCTACATCCTCCGTCTTCCGATGAGCTTGGCCAATTAACAGACAGTTTTTTGCTGCATGTAATTTGCAATTTTCTCAGGTTCGAGAGATTGTAG